The DNA region gccctctcgtggcaacagtgaattatgatacaactcatttaacatggctggtattcccataccagcgacttagttttcttcgatggggaaaaaagttcaggagtttcacctcctccagctatCATGTAGCACAGGTGActtactgacactgagcaacaacaggTGGGGgaaggttgagccttacagctgcaagtgatggatttctccatgcatttttgggacagaaaaaatagctaataactTAGGgagggtatgacggaaaatttttgcggtgttgaaaccttgacgttttcataccattgtataccttgaaaccggtaatcgtcaCATGCCTACTGACAAATTCTTGTACTGCGTTTTGTAATATAAATGATTGACAGCTGATCAGGAAACTTGGTGAAGACTAAAATAGAGCAAAATCACCAAAAACCTGATCGATGGCTCCCTTCGTAAGATTAACCCGATGAATTCTTATTCTGTTTTGTCGGTTGTCGGTTTCTTCCTTAATTTCTTTGTAAACCCTAATGGATATGGTCAATACCGAGATTTAAATGATTGTAACGTAAAGCAGAACTGTAACAAATCTGGTTTCGCATTATCACAGGATGCTTTACTTCATCCTGAAAGGTACCTGGCAGGTGGTGGTCAATGTCGCCAATAAATTGAGTTtatcttttgttttttcctcctCTGAGAATCCAGACCTTGCCTCTTGAGAATGTTTGGTTTTATTCCAAAAGAACGACGTTGAAAATAAAAACCAATCTCTTGATAGAGTTGTAACAGTGCAGAGCTGTCCAATCCAATCTAAACATTGTCTGTTTTGAAGGTGAGAAAGTCAACGCTTTTCCGCTCTCCACCTTATCAGCGGTTTTCCCTGGACACGTTTATCAGGGTTAGCCTTTCTTCTCTTGTCACTCTCTGTCTCTCCTGTTTACGCTGCACTTGCTCTTGGCTAGTAAACACAAGTTTATTACCAATGGCAGCGAATCTGCTATTTCACCCCATCTTAGAATTTATTGTGTACAGATTTGGTTGAAGCAAACATCCAGTTTTGATTTTGCTGTTTTCTATACCTTTTCTGTGTTGTGTTTGGCATAAAGCTAATGCCAACAGAGAGGGTATACActaggcctgaacaatatatcgtttaaacatcgccatcgcgatgtgcgcatgcgcgatagtcccatcgcaaagacgtgcgatagtttgaaaaaaagaaaaaaattccaatccacaaacctttgttctgcttcattcgctcgcacagcctccctcaccccctctcccagctctcagtcacagtgcacttgcttattaaagttaacgatggctttgatgtgGCAACacgggcagcaatctgtcaatcatcgtttaacttgttgaacagtttctgcaaggacgcgcgggctggaatgaatgtgggtgtctgtggggggggggcgttcgagacatataaaataaacgccagaagtgattatgaggagtttgtaatttctacatgtcactccatgaGTCACAGCCAAGTTAGGTAAACGGAAGCAAgtaagttatgtttaaaactgatcataattattaaataataataataataattaaaaagcatttattaaaataatatatatatatattagggatgtcaaaattattgcgttaacgggcggtaattaatttttttaattaatcacgttaaaacgtttgacgcaattaacgcacatgccccgctctaacagattaaaatgacagcacagtgcaacgccaatttgttacttgtgtttttgggggttttgtcaccctctgctggtgcttgggtgcgactgattttatgggcttaagcacccatgagcattgtgtaattattgacatcaacaatggcgggctactagtttatttttttgattgaaaattttacaaattttatcaaaacgaaaacattaagaggggttttaatataaaatttctataacttgtactaacatttatcttttaagaactacaagtctttctatccatggatcgctttaacagaatgttaataatgttaatgccatcttgttgatttattgttataataaacaaatacaatacttatgtaccgtatgttgaatgtatgtatccatcttgtcttatctttccattccaataaaaatttacagaaaaatatggcatattttatagatggtttgaattgcgaaaaattacgattaattaatttttaagctgtaattaactcgattaaaaatgttaatcgtttgacagccctaataattttaatgattttaaaaaatcatactttggggggaaaaaaagtgaaaaaacatgtcttatatgtatctctttccagtgctagatctgaataaatacaatgaggacacactcacgcacacaaaaaatgtggggggtgcgctacttcgcggtttttcacttatcgcggtgggttctggtccctattaaccgcgaaaaacgatggaataaTACTGTACACTGCGGTCATGTTGAGTCATCCAGTCTttacaaacagctattcaagtcgtctagtaaaaaattctttaaaaaaaatatacgtatatattttttaatatcgcaatgtaatatcgcaatatatcgcgaacccccaaaaaatcgcagcaataattttttccaatatcgttcaggcctagtataCACTCCGTACTCGAATATCAAAGATTTTATTTTAAGGTTACAGCCAGATTATGAGTATATGACATTTGGCGCACAAATAAATTTGTAGACTCcgcagtaggggtgtgacaaatatcgaaatggtgatatatcgtgatacattTGATCACAAAAGGATATCGATAtcttcctgccaagaatcgagatatcgttttaaaaaggtgtcaatgtctaaaaaaaaaaaattaaaaaattaaaaggaaccaagttgctaccaaaatcttccaacataatagtgtctcagttaactctaagactgcattgacggtgcacgacgccgaatccatttagactgggaacgttcgttcattcaaaaccagagcattcagttattctgtcagattttgagggcatttacaggtcatttcctgttgagtttgagtcactgcctcttcatttgggtgattcccagatcacttcctgttttgtaactcaaaataaactggaagtgacctgtaaaataccccaaaatcaacaggaagtaactgaaaaatcaacaggtaaatgaccttaaatagccccAAATTTCCTCATTGCCTGGCTTTAGCTGCCacggacggccatagacgttcaatctgtttgaagtgggagggatggcagcgaatgaacgaatgttcattcgctgccaccctcccagttcaaatggattggacgtctactagtgataaactcattgcaattcacagcagaagcttgtttttctgtttattagttgtttgtagaatattctagaatgatctcctgaccaatgtatcgataatcgttgtatcgccatattgtcagatcatcgttatcgtgtgctttttattgcaaatcgtatcgtatcgtgaggtaccaagaggttcccactcctactccgCCGTGTGTGCTAACTGGTCCTGTGATGTCATAGCATAAAAAGGATTTAGGCAGGTTTTAGTTTGTAGCTAATCCCCCAACAGCAACTTCTGTGGATGACTGCCTTCACCAATGGCGTGCATCAACTCCGCTGGATTAGTGcgtctccttccctccctcttGTTCCACTAGCCTTGTCCAGCTTGTTGTTTTTAGCCCAATTTCTTGGAGTGCTTTTTGTCTTCAAAGTAATGCAAGAACAAACATTAACCCCGCTAGAGTGGAGTAGCACCTCACCCTAAAGTTGTATGTTGTACGAACATCTAATGTTTCTTGGGCTGAATTATTTAGTTGGGAGTCACATGATACGTAGCATAGATATAAGAATAAGGATAAGGGGGGGGACCTACAGCTGCCGACTAGGTGAGGGTAGCGTTTCAACTCTACACTCCTCCCTTTTTGATAGGTGCATGTGTAATTGGAGAGTTGAAACACAACACTTATGTCTATTTTCCACTCCTATAGCGgtctgttttgttttccctGATGCCTAACCCAAGTGAACAGTCGCGTTTCGGTGGCTCTCCGGGCCAGGGGTCTACATATTGGTCTGAGGGCCATATAGACGGGGCCGTGAATCGTTGtcattactgtgggaccattcctGACCTGAGGAATTTTTTGGCACAAAGCAGAGGTGAAACTGAAAGTTGCTTTCATCAAACACCGGATCTTAAGACGCAGGTTCCGGTCTTTGGGTCCTCACCGAGTGACCAGGTCCAACAGTTGGTGCAGCAGCAGCTCATGAGGAAGACCTCTCAGGATCACAGCGACAGCCTTTACCTCAAGCAAGCCATGTCAGGGCGGTGTGTGGCACCACCTCGCGGTTATTTTCAGTCCACTCAGACTGGTCAGTCAGCTGAAGAGTCGGGGTTTTATAGGGATAACCATCAGCTGCTCACGAGATCATCCTCGCATTACGGCCACAGCGCGAGAGGGTTGAGGACTCCATGGGATCAAGCGCAAGTGAGAGCCACACCTTCCGCGCAGGCATCTGGTTCTACACCTATCCCCGTGCCTCCACCCGCGCCGCCTCCTCCCCCGCCTCCTCCTACCCTTCCTGTTCATGAGCTGAGCCGTTTGTACAGGGAAACTCTGGGATCTAAGATTATCTTGGACGGTCAGCATATTGCGGGCAGCTCTCCTTCACCTGCAGTCTACGGACCTCAACCCAACCTTACCAATTACGCTGCTGAGCAGTCCTCTGTCCCTGCTCACCAACCATTAAACGATTTCAACAGCTTGTCCTTGGGACCCTGTGAGTCAGCTGCCACCAATTCCTTGGTGGACCCAGCTTCTCAGGGAATGGACGGCGCTCTCCCTCGTTCTTACGGAGCTGTAGTCTCCCAGAGACTTCCTTATGACCCGACCTATGATCCCAGCGCAGCCATGATGGCTGCTACTGCAGGAATGTCTGCCGTCTTGCCTCCCCATCACCCTGGCGCTGCAGACCCTAAGAAGATGGCGGATCCTGCTTTTTTGGCGTTTCTGCGAGCCGAAGGTCTCGGTGAAAGTACCATCACTCTCCTGCTGCAACAGGGCTTTGATTCCTTCTCAATGCTGGGGATGATGGAGGACCACGACATCCGATCAGTCGCCCCAAACTTGGCCCAGGCTCGCGTTCTTTCCCGCATCGTGCTTGGTTACAAGACCGGTGGTACTGCACAGCGTAACCGATCCAATAGTTTTAGTCACCGCAATGACTATTATGCACAGCCGCAAGGTTTGACCATGGATCCCGGCCTGATGCAGCAACCTTCTAGTGCTATTCAAACGGTGTCCCCCAGATTGGGAGAATTTCTTGGGAGAAGACCCAGCAGCGCTCCCTCTCAGCATCTTCTGGAGACTGCCACCTATCCAGCACCACGGCCCCTTGCACCTGGGGCTTTACCAATCAGCCCCGTAGGATATAGCAATGCCGTAACTCAGGGAAGACCCTTCTCCATGTACAACGCCCACACTGGCCTTGCCATGTCTGCACTTGGCCAACAGCCCCCACCTGCCCCAGGAACTCCTGGAGCAGCACCCAAAACATTTTCTGGCTCTTACTCTCCCATAGAGTTGATGAAAAGAGCCCCCAACCTTCCCCCTGCATCGCCGGTAGCAGCTCCGAGCCCTCTTCACAGCCCACAACTCCTCCGAAAAGGGATCAACGCCGCTGCTGAGAATAACATTGTTGCCGCAGCTTCCTCGACAGCtctccaaacacaaaaccttaaCAACACCAAGTTGGTCGGACGCCGCACCGGTCCACCCGTCATTGTCTCGACCATGACTACCACGCCTGACACAAGTAATGTTATCCTCTCTCATCACACTCATGTTTTTGCTGCCTCTAGAACTGCCAATTGGATTTACAATAGTCAGTAAATTAATGGCAAATGAGACTGAGCTGAACCTTGCACCTACTAATGCACATTGCAACATTtgtatcaataaaatgaaatacttCTCCAGAGCAACTGTCAGTTTTTTCTAAGTTAAAAAATCTTCAGGCTTATTTTGCTCGTCTAGTTTTCCTTAAACAGGATGCAAAACAAAATCACCAGCTACTTTTAATGTTGTAAATATTGCACTCCCTGTTATTTTACTCTACACTCTCTCTTAATCAGGTGCTTAACTGACTGTAATCCAATTAGTCTAATAGGATAGACTGTTGTACAGGCTATTATAGGAATCCTTTTTTATAGACACCTAGTTGCCTGTTTGTGATGCATGAAATATTTGTTTACTTCAGTTGGCATACTTACTGTATGACAACAATCATGGAAAGTGAAGTCCGTGCTATTTCTTTTTTAAGGTTGTTGAGAACACTTATATTTTGCTTTTATTGGCTTGCAAAATAGTAAACATTTTTCTGCTTAATGTAATCTCTGCAAAGATGACCTTGAAAAGAAATCGCAATTTCGAACAGCATGACTAACTCAATGCTgtctttgttggtgttgtttagCAGTGTGGCGGGTTTCCTAGAAATCATACTTCTTAAAGGGATtcgtggatagaaagacttgtaggtcttaaaagataaacgttattatgaggtaaaatcatttgatattgaaacccctcttgatgttttcgtttttatacaattggtaaaattagtttaactagtaggtcgccattgttgttgatgtcgtagggcggtgacgtcacatggttacgctgccagacttccagagtatgactagcgatataaacatgtcatctgttcaaccctgctCGAGAGcaatattaatgagcatgacagcactgtcgatatttcacaaaatgagcagcaaaagcaaaatgaacaggaaagaatgGATGAGATGAGGCgagagttggaaaaaaaaacggtgttcttccaaaatctgctacatcggcgaaatgtcctacaagaggcgagtTTAACACCCAAAgtgctaccgtgcgctttcagcttgttttgttcagatgcagatcaatttttttttttttgtagtcgaTAAATCTTTCAACTagagttgttctgatcatgttttttttgctcctgatccgatcccgaccgttttagtttgagtatctgccgatcccgatattgccCGATccgatagctttttttttttttttgctcccgattcaattccaatcattcccgatgatttttcccgatcatatactactttttggcaatgcattaagaaaaaaatgaataaaactcggacgaatatatacattcaacatacagtacataagtactgtatttgtttattatgacaataaatcctcaagatggcatttacattattaacattctttctgtgagagggatccatggatagaaagacttgtgactatgtatattgtgactaaatattgccatctagtgtatttgttgagctttcagtaaatgatactgtaggcatgcccaaatgcatgatgggagatgggaggaaccatgactgtgcgtagtgctaccagttgatatatcttctctgcgttgggaaataactttagttgttaagaaaaagatcaattgttaccttgcttccccacattgcttctcatgatatttctaatcatagggagagggattgtaaggctttagccaattaaaaaagaggctccaaaggctgccaaaattcactctactcattttacgctgccttttacctcactatataggtaaaatgtcgccattacagattgagcacggcaatgcatgagtgggtcctgcagcgcatgcattaattgcattaaatattttaacgtgatatttttttaaaaaatcaattaccgccgttattgggataaatttgataaccctaccttaagcctaaactaaagactctggatgagtgtaacatattatgtctgtaacgtaacgttaaatacaattagaaaaacgatttaattaaaaaaaaaatatatatatatatatattaaaaaaaggcatggccgatatttttttgccgattccgatactttgaaaatgacgtgatcggacccgatcgccgatcgatcgggacatctctactttcaaccaattagttcgaataatcgagtcattggattagaaacatttaacacgttgcagaataaatttcagGAGATCTAAaataaaggcttgctaagattgcactttcaaaagaaaattaaatgcagatataaaatacaattacccagtgtttcttcaaactatgcagaattgtactttcatttaaaaataaattaaaatcccTGACCATAGCCTCAAACAATGAGGCACATTTAATAAGACAAATCAGGAACATGGCTCATACAGAGATTTTATCACACTTTTACTTTGAACTGATGAGCGCATCCGTTGGATGTCTCGCCGCAGAGAAGAAATTGCAGTAACACTGGTAGTATTGGTCgattgacagtgacaaacttcttcatcaccctgagcgtccactgcgcgcttaaaacatggaGCCCTCCGTATTTcacaacatgtactaaatattatagattttgaaatcaatggcaatattttatctgTTTCtgataacatacagtggggcaaataagtatttagtcaaccatcaattgtgcaagttctcctacttgaaaagattagtgaggcctgtaattgtcaacatgggtaaacctcaaccatgagagacaggatgtggagaaaaaaaaacagaaaatcacattgtttgatttttaaagaatttatttccaaattagactggaaaataagtatttggtcacctacaaacaagcaagatttctggctgtcaaagaggtctatctTCTTCTaaaaaggtctaacgaggctccactcattacctgtaataatggcacctgttttaactctttatcagtataaaagacctgtccacaacctcagtcagtcacactccaaacttcactatggtcaagaccaaagagctgtcgaaggacaccagagacaaaattatagacctgcaccaggttgggaagactgaatctgcaataggtaaaatgcttggtgtaaagaaatcaactgtgggagcaattattagaaaatggaagacatacaagaccactgataatctccctcgatctggggctccatgcacgatctcaccccgtggcgtcaaaatgataacaagaacggtgagcaaaaattccagaaccacatggggggacctagtgaatgacctacagagagctgggaccacagtaacagaggctactatcagtaacacaatgcaccgccagggactcaaatcctgcactgccagacatgtccccctgctgaagaaagtacacgtccaggcccgtctgcggttcgctagagagcatttggatgatccagaagaggactgggagaatgtgttatggtcagatgaagccaaaatagaactttttggtagaaacacaagttcttgtgtttggaagagaaagaatactaaattgcatccgaagaacaccatacccactgtgaagcattggggtggaatcaccatgctttggggctgtttttctgcaaaggaaccaggacaactgatctgtgtaaaggaaagaatgaatggggccatgtatcgagagattttgagt from Corythoichthys intestinalis isolate RoL2023-P3 chromosome 21, ASM3026506v1, whole genome shotgun sequence includes:
- the ctbp2l gene encoding C-terminal binding protein 2, like isoform X2 yields the protein MPNPSEQSRFGGSPGQGSTYWSEGHIDGAVNRCHYCGTIPDLRNFLAQSRGETESCFHQTPDLKTQVPVFGSSPSDQVQQLVQQQLMRKTSQDHSDSLYLKQAMSGRCVAPPRGYFQSTQTGQSAEESGFYRDNHQLLTRSSSHYGHSARGLRTPWDQAQVRATPSAQASGSTPIPVPPPAPPPPPPPPTLPVHELSRLYRETLGSKIILDGQHIAGSSPSPAVYGPQPNLTNYAAEQSSVPAHQPLNDFNSLSLGPCESAATNSLVDPASQGMDGALPRSYGAVVSQRLPYDPTYDPSAAMMAATAGMSAVLPPHHPGAADPKKMADPAFLAFLRAEGLGESTITLLLQQGFDSFSMLGMMEDHDIRSVAPNLAQARVLSRIVLGYKTGGTAQRNRSNSFSHRNDYYAQPQGLTMDPGLMQQPSSAIQTVSPRLGEFLGRRPSSAPSQHLLETATYPAPRPLAPGALPISPVGYSNAVTQGRPFSMYNAHTGLAMSALGQQPPPAPGTPGAAPKTFSGSYSPIELMKRAPNLPPASPVAAPSPLHSPQLLRKGINAAAENNIVAAASSTALQTQNLNNTKLVGRRTGPPVIVSTMTTTPDTSIRPQIMNGPMHPRPLVALLDGRDCTVEMPILKDLATVAFCDAQSTQEIHEKVLNEAVGAMMYHTITLTREDLEKFKALRIIIRIGSGYDNIDIKAAGELGIAVCNIPSAAVEETADSTLCHVLNLYRRNTWLYQALREGTRVQSVEQIREVASGAARIRGETLGLIGFGRSGQAVAVRAKVFGFNVLFYDPYLQDGLERSLGVQRVYTLQDLLYQSDCVSLHCNLNEHNHHLINDFTIKQMRQGAFLVNTARGGLVDEKALAQALKEGRIRGAALDVHETEPFSFAQGPLKDAPNLICTPHTAWYSEQASLEMREAAATEIRRAITGRIPDSLRNCVNKEFFVTTAPWAVMDQPAVHPELNGAAYSHVNQTLPAVTTGVPQDKINA
- the ctbp2l gene encoding C-terminal binding protein 2, like isoform X1, translating into MPNPSEQSRFGGSPGQGSTYWSEGHIDGAVNRCHYCGTIPDLRNFLAQSRGETESCFHQTPDLKTQVPVFGSSPSDQVQQLVQQQLMRKTSQDHSDSLYLKQAMSGRCVAPPRGYFQSTQTGQSAEESGFYRDNHQLLTRSSSHYGHSARGLRTPWDQAQVRATPSAQASGSTPIPVPPPAPPPPPPPPTLPVHELSRLYRETLGSKIILDGQHIAGSSPSPAVYGPQPNLTNYAAEQSSVPAHQPLNDFNSLSLGPCESAATNSLVDPASQGMDGALPRSYGAVVSQRLPYDPTYDPSAAMMAATAGMSAVLPPHHPGAADPKKMADPAFLAFLRAEGLGESTITLLLQQGFDSFSMLGMMEDHDIRSVAPNLAQARVLSRIVLGYKTGGTAQRNRSNSFSHRNDYYAQPQGLTMDPGLMQQPSSAIQTVSPRLGEFLGRRPSSAPSQHLLETATYPAPRPLAPGALPISPVGYSNAVTQGRPFSMYNAHTGLAMSALGQQPPPAPGTPGAAPKTFSGSYSPIELMKRAPNLPPASPVAAPSPLHSPQLLRKGINAAAENNIVAAASSTALQTQNLNNTKLVGRRTGPPVIVSTMTTTPDTSIRPQIMNGPMHPRPLVALLDGRDCTVEMPILKDLATVAFCDAQSTQEIHEKVLNEAVGAMMYHTITLTREDLEKFKALRIIIRIGSGYDNIDIKAAGELGIAVCNIPSAAVEETADSTLCHVLNLYRRNTWLYQALREGTRVQSVEQIREVASGAARIRGETLGLIGFGRSGQAVAVRAKVFGFNVLFYDPYLQDGLERSLGVQRVYTLQDLLYQSDCVSLHCNLNEHNHHLINDFTIKQMRQGAFLVNTARGGLVDEKALAQALKEGRIRGAALDVHETEPFSFAQGPLKDAPNLICTPHTAWYSEQASLEMREAAATEIRRAITGRIPDSLRNCVNKEFFVTTAPWAVMDQPAVHPELNGAAYRYPPGVVGVAPGGLPGALEGMVPGGVPVAHTLPSGTHPSQAPSPNQPSKHGEPREHLTEQ